Part of the Polyodon spathula isolate WHYD16114869_AA chromosome 30, ASM1765450v1, whole genome shotgun sequence genome, ctgtgggggggggggggggggggggggggggggggattaattaATGCAGGATTAGCCTATACTGCTTTTATGGAGTATAAAGACATGACCTGTTGATCTGTGTATTCAACTGCAGTGAAAAAAGGTATTTGAGAACCTTTCAAGCTGCATGTGTGAAACAGAGTTTACTATGTAGGGGTAATTGAGTAATTTGCTTCTTATAAGATTTGTTTTGTGATGATAGCCTTATGGACGAGATGCAGTTGAAATGAAAGTAGACAAATATACATCAATTTAATCACTGTGGCACAGAAAATTGCAAAACAACTGTCAGGCTGGTCATTAATTACTGAATAAGAAAAACTGCCACTTAATTGCAATTGGCGTGATGCATCATTTATCATCAGTTTTGGTATCTTGGTTTAAAATTGCCCATGTAGTAAATACttagaagaaaatacattttcaaaaactaGGTGGGCTCCAGTActgtaatacaatattttgtacactAGCCATTTTTGTCCACCAGATGGCTCTATTGCATTTGAAAGTCATGATATCATGTAGTGTGTAAAGCTGAGCCGTGTTAAGCACATTTTCCTGTCACTTTGACACCATGCGATTACCATTAATGCTAGTTTATAAACCGTGAGGATCATGCAGTATAAGGTTGTGTGAATAGGGAGTAAATGACGCTGTGTTAAGTGTGCTGAAAACGGGATTGCAATCGCAACCTTGGCGTGCAGTTGTGTAATTAAGCACCGGGTTGTAAGCTTAACCCTTCCAGTCAATGGCATTAAAAAGCCTGCCGGTAGATGCTGTGCCTTGCCAGTTATTGCTGGTCTGGTTCTGTCATGTACTTTAATACTGCAATTTAATGTTAGTGTTGGAGTCCACGGCCCAGCCCGTTTCCTTTGCGTAACaatcattttgtatgtttttcttcatttgacaTCACTGAATAACTCGGACTCCAGCATGATTATTAAAGATAAACaagctaattttttttaataaacaagctAATGCTTGTATGCTTCAATAATAATATCTTGGTTTGAGCTAAGATTTCAGTCAAGTTATTAAAACATATGGACCAGGAATATGACCAGATTTCAGTTCaccaagtattattatttttatatatatatataatatatatatatatatatatatatatatatatatatagtagtagtaatattttattttattaatttcttttacAAATCTAACAGGGTGTGTTGATGGTTGGACCTCCAGGAACAGGCAAGACAATGTTAGCTAAAGCTGTTGCCACAGAATGTGGAACAACCTTTTTCAACGTTTCATCTTCAACGCTTACCTCCAAATACAGAGGAGAGTCTGAGAAACTAGTCCGGCTGCTGTTTGAGATGGTACGTGTAAACCTTGCATTGGCATTGcctacaaattttttttttttccccattttagtCATTTAAATTCACAGTGAATAGTTGTTATCATGGTTCCCTGTGTTTTGTCCATGCTTTTACAATTCACTTCACTATGTTTGTGTatggcagtaaagggttaaaagatTTTGCTTGCTTCAGTATCGGGTTAATTCCCCAAAGAGCTCATATCTATTCCATTTATACATTCTCATAATCTGATTCCATTATTGCTTCGTCAAGGATTAAGTGATTCTTCTCAaccattccaaaaataaaatgtaaaatgccatTCATTGTTTGTGTGCAACTTAGCTTACAGACAAAGTTCCTCAGAAATCAGTAAGGGTGTAAAGGGTTAAATGgtaaacaaaaatattgtaattaaaaatgcacttttatgaGGCTCTtgaatttattttgacattttgtcAAAAAGTTTAATCATGTATAGTCTCTTGATGCATTGGAAACCGCTGTCTCTGAAAATCAATGTAATATTTGAATTCAAAAGTATAAAGGTGACTATAAATCAAGTATATTTGATAATTGAATCTTAACTCCTAGGCTAGGTTTTATGCACCGACCACAATTTTCATTGATGAAATCGACTCCATTTGTGGTCGCAGAGGCACGTCGGATGAACATGAAGCCAGTCGCAGAGTCAAATCAGAACTCCTTGTGCAGATGGATGGTAATCAGTCTGAGATTCTATGTCCAGTGTGGACTCACGTATATTCCTGTATACTCATACTGCAGCTTTACCTCTTGAAAATcatatctgttttgtttgttatgcttACAAATATCAGGACTTACCAAGGTTCACTACAATCTAAAACTTATTACCTCTTATAACCATTAGCAGCATTATCTGCCCCTTCCCCTATCTTGCGTTGAAGGTCGTTTCATTCTTTCTTAGTACAATTTTGTAGATCCTCAAAATTACACACAGTTTCCTTAAGCTATGTAATCACTTCCTGTGAGGCTCAGTAGGTGTGCAGTTAGACCATGTGAGTGGAGTGATTTGCCACCGATTTCTGTTCCATAGCAGATAGAATGTCACGTACTGGGACAAGGTGTAAACATACCTGTAAAGTGTAGCTATCCTGTCAGCTgaaggcagtttgttttttaGGTGTTGGAGGCACATCAGATAACGATGACCCTTCAAAAATGGTCATGGTATTAGCAGCAACAAACTTCCCCTGGGACATCGACGAGGCATTGCGAAGGAGGTTGGAAAAGCGGATATACATTCCTTTGCCTACCGGTTAGGGTCTCACTTCTATTGTACCTTTTATTAGAATATAACTGTTACTGCATCAGTAATGTACTGGATAAGAACACCAGTCATcctttcaaaaacacattttaatagaagCACAAACCAAAGGTCACATTGGGCTGCAGCCACCTTGGATTCTCTCGTTACAATGCGTTGTGTGCTTGAACATTACTGTCATTTATTACATCATGTACTTGCTAAACCCTAAACGAAGCATCAGTGACAATACGTTatcctactgtatataaaagattTGTTCCTAAGGTACACAGATTAATgtatgtcttttcttttttgtatctgTCAGCACAAGGCAGAGCCGAGTTGCTAAAGATAAATTTAAGAGAAGTTGATGTGGAAACAGATGTGGACCTTGCTGTTATAGCTGAACAGATTGAGGGTTATTCAGGGGCTGATATAACTAATGTGTGCAGGTTTGTATTACCATTCTAATTATTTTACAGGCTTATTATTCCACTGCAGGGGATGCATGTGTACACACGTTAGCGGCTTATATGTCAAGAGGGTACAAAACTACGAGGCCATCTGCAACTGCCTCACTAAGTTAGTAGTTGGCAGGAGTAGGAAAAGCAACAACcatttcatttagtttaaatgttAGCCTTTGGGATGTAGTAACGAGTTCAGAATCTTATGTGTGTACAATACATTGTAGCTTGAAACTACATCATTTATTCAGCATCGGGTAGATGGCCATTATAGCATAATTCAATCTGCTTACATTACTGTAGATCTTGCTAACACAATGCCACAGTAGTTCATTGATTTTCTTGCAGTaggatatttatatatagttCCCTGCATTGTGAATGGCTGAGCTAGAGGGATATAATCCCTAGTATATGCCCTTAGAATGTTTGTAactgcatcacaaaaacaaatcaaacaaacacgtAGTGGTAATTTGGTagggtaatgttttatttacagcataTCAAAGTATGATCATTAAGAGCCCTGACGATCCAAACTGCCCCATCAAGTCACTggagaaatatataatgaaatgtctgATGAGTCCACCAGCTTTCTATCTTTATACACGAACTGGACTAAACCCAGCCAATGTGAGCGATACAGATATAGTATACTTGCAGGCTTGTATACTTTTATGTGAAAGATACACAGAAAAAAGCagaataaataattacagttaaaataaataaaaattgtaataattgtgtTGTAAAAAGCAGTAAGACCCTCCttgggcattaccaggcattattgACCATTTGGGTAATGAGGTGCGGCACAACGTTAAGGtccataatgcctggtaatgcacTCTTTCTCAGGTCTTATTGCTTGCTTATATATTCTTCTATGAACTAGTAGTAGTAGCATCCCCCCCTagtctgccactatatatattaGTGGCAGACTAGGAGGAGGAGCTAATGGACTGGGTGGGACtaaaggactacatcccccagaatgccactgGAGGGAGCCAGGATGAGGTACACCTGACGCTAATATTTAATGAGTACCTGCTTGTGATTACCTCTCCTTCTTTTGGGTAAGGAAATGTAAGAACtaaatacctatatatatatatatatgattttcaaTACCTGTTGTGTCGCAGGGATGCATCCATGATGGCGATGCGGCGTCGGATTCAAGGCCTGACTCCAGAGGAAATTCGAGCGCTGTCAAAGGATGATCTGCAGATGCCTGTGACTATGGAAGACTTTGAATTAGCACTAAAGAAAATCTCCAAGTCAGTCTCCGCGGCTGATCTGGAGAAGTATGAATTATGGATGACTGAGTTTGGCTCGGTGTAGCTTGACTGTGAAATGACAATGCTTCTATTGGCATGGAgggactttttttatttatgtgttccATAACAGCAAAACAGATTCAAGATTGCTgtgtcatttttgaaaaaaaaaaaaacattatttgaaaggGAATAATTGAAGGCTGTCCTGGACCCCACACATTCAGATTCACCTCATGTTGCTTAATATTACCATTACCAATGTTTTGatttttagaaagttttttttttttaataagcgtGTATAGGTTATCTAAATGACATTAAATTGTgggttattagtttttttttttttcaggacaccCCTCAATTAACTTTAACGTGTCAACGTAATTATCATTTAAGGCCCTGCTTActaaaataaatatcatattaGTAAGGATTAGATAATGTGTTCTTAGGTCCATATAAGGGATATTGGGACTTCCTCCtcttaaatgtaacttattttaaacaaaaaacattgttttaacagtaaaatcatatactgtacattctggCAAATAAACTTATTTGTTGCCACAAAGGGTTTGTAACACATTCTGATTGGTTCCTGAAATCCCTTTACACCACTGACCCCATACTTAATATATGAATCATTTTTAAACCACAGTACTAAACTCAACCTAAAATGCCCCATATTACATGTGAATCCACAGGTTCTAATCAAAGGGAAGATACACATAAATATTTTTGTGTCAATAAAAGACTAGTAGCTTCTACAGATGCTATTGATCAGTATAAGAAATTAGGAATACAAGtcattctgtgtttttattattctatatattttaaCCACAAGCCTCTTGCATTATTTAAAAGCTAACATGTACGTGAATAAAAGTATATGACCTTGACAGTAAGTCTTACatgattttattgaaaaatggAATTGCTAGACAGAATATTGA contains:
- the katnal1 gene encoding katanin p60 ATPase-containing subunit A-like 1; amino-acid sequence: MNLSDICDNAKKGREYALLGNYDSSMVYYQGVIQQIHKHCQSLRDPALKVKWQQVRQELVEEYEQVKSILGTLESFKTDKPVDFPPAQPEESPKDPAVWPPPIPAEHRAPSQAKRPNREVKPARKESPLVQHRGGPVGRAQPLLKAEKPGSKDSKDSRTKARDDKGKKNPQDAGGEGELRRFDGTGYDKDLVDALERDIVSRNPNVHWDDIADLDDAKKLLREAVVLPMWMPDFFKGIRRPWKGVLMVGPPGTGKTMLAKAVATECGTTFFNVSSSTLTSKYRGESEKLVRLLFEMARFYAPTTIFIDEIDSICGRRGTSDEHEASRRVKSELLVQMDGVGGTSDNDDPSKMVMVLAATNFPWDIDEALRRRLEKRIYIPLPTAQGRAELLKINLREVDVETDVDLAVIAEQIEGYSGADITNVCRDASMMAMRRRIQGLTPEEIRALSKDDLQMPVTMEDFELALKKISKSVSAADLEKYELWMTEFGSV